A stretch of Ligilactobacillus faecis DNA encodes these proteins:
- a CDS encoding aspartate kinase gives MKVVKFGGSSLANGEQFKKVIQIITAKPERQAVITSAPGKRFAEDTKVTDLLISYAEKFLRYEDTAAIQQTLYERYHEIATSFDVPEAELFWLKKGLQKLQETTYPNADYLMAAFKAHGEYFNARLLALILNHLGIKARFIDPKEIGFLVSSDPNNATVLPETYENLARLDYGTEKLIFPGFFGITREGEIATFSRGGSDITGAIVARGLSAELYENFTDVDAIYAANPKIVKDPYAITNMTYREMRELSYAGFSVFHDEAIVPAIEGRVKINVKNTNHPERPGTMIIPYQEFTPQTRVTGITNAKHFSALYLHKFLLNKEAGLTLKILEILYKYGISYEHMPSGIDDLTIIFDKSQLSEQKKEAVALDIRAALRPDELRWIDDYSLIMIVGEGMRNQVGIMRDIICAISDHNINLHMINQGASEISIMLGTKSADADRAVKYIYEAFFE, from the coding sequence ATGAAAGTCGTTAAATTTGGTGGAAGCTCACTTGCCAATGGTGAGCAATTCAAGAAAGTTATCCAGATCATCACTGCAAAACCAGAACGTCAAGCTGTGATCACTTCGGCTCCGGGAAAACGTTTTGCTGAAGATACAAAAGTGACTGATCTTTTGATCTCCTATGCAGAAAAATTTTTACGCTACGAAGATACAGCGGCGATCCAACAAACGCTCTATGAACGTTATCATGAGATCGCAACGTCTTTTGATGTTCCAGAAGCCGAGCTTTTTTGGCTCAAAAAAGGACTTCAAAAGTTGCAAGAAACGACTTATCCAAACGCCGACTATCTAATGGCAGCCTTCAAAGCTCACGGTGAGTATTTCAATGCCCGCCTCTTAGCTTTGATCTTGAATCATCTAGGGATCAAAGCGCGCTTTATCGATCCAAAAGAGATCGGCTTTCTTGTGAGTTCTGATCCGAATAATGCCACCGTCTTACCCGAAACGTATGAAAATTTAGCCCGTTTAGACTATGGCACAGAAAAACTGATATTCCCCGGATTTTTTGGGATAACGCGTGAAGGCGAGATTGCAACTTTTTCGCGGGGCGGTTCTGATATCACAGGTGCGATCGTAGCACGGGGTCTTTCGGCTGAGCTCTATGAGAATTTTACCGATGTCGATGCGATCTATGCGGCTAACCCTAAGATCGTCAAAGATCCCTATGCGATCACGAACATGACGTACCGTGAGATGCGAGAGCTCTCGTACGCAGGCTTTTCAGTTTTCCATGACGAAGCGATCGTCCCTGCGATCGAAGGCCGCGTCAAGATCAACGTCAAAAATACGAACCACCCCGAACGCCCTGGAACGATGATCATTCCTTATCAAGAATTCACGCCTCAGACGCGAGTAACGGGTATCACTAATGCTAAGCACTTTTCAGCCCTTTATCTCCATAAATTTTTACTCAACAAAGAGGCCGGGCTAACGCTAAAGATCCTGGAGATCCTGTATAAATATGGGATCTCATATGAACACATGCCATCTGGGATCGACGATCTGACGATCATTTTTGATAAGAGCCAACTCTCAGAGCAAAAGAAAGAAGCAGTCGCTCTCGATATTCGAGCTGCTTTACGTCCCGATGAGTTGCGGTGGATCGATGACTATTCTTTGATCATGATCGTTGGTGAAGGCATGCGCAACCAAGTCGGGATCATGCGCGATATCATTTGCGCGATCTCAGATCATAATATCAACCTCCACATGATCAACCAGGGAGCCTCTGAGATCTCGATCATGTTAGGTACCAAAAGC